One window from the genome of Bacillus weihaiensis encodes:
- a CDS encoding LCP family protein has protein sequence MDKKELKNRMEFLHDKELEFTSEDRKKVFDQLASDKKVRKKSSLPPQLFPVFSVVLLLLVFSGVLLPTIFNKDTNQEFQQEETQSETVVQKQMNSTNMTFLLMGIDENNRADANVLVSYDQEDKSMILTSIPRDTYVPVHDEKNNEVRKDKLANSYAYGGATSTVKSVSSMLNLSIDYYAAVDTTGFIEIINSMGGITYNLAEPMSIGLSNGKTTTIEKGQQHLDGEMMLGLLKERITLPNGAFGRNENHVEFIRSLVSSIRSGISLKEVKEYVEHVDTDLPIYTMYSLGMEAEINKFKTLNLSEKAEDVKKDGIYYVELNEYVVNQVAQDIRDHDIEE, from the coding sequence ATGGATAAAAAGGAGCTAAAAAATCGAATGGAGTTTTTACATGATAAAGAGCTTGAGTTTACAAGTGAAGATCGTAAAAAAGTATTTGATCAACTAGCGAGTGATAAGAAAGTGCGCAAAAAATCGAGTTTACCACCACAGCTTTTCCCGGTTTTTAGCGTTGTGTTATTACTACTCGTTTTCTCAGGTGTTCTGCTCCCTACTATATTTAATAAGGATACGAATCAAGAATTCCAGCAAGAAGAGACGCAAAGTGAAACAGTTGTACAGAAGCAGATGAATTCTACAAATATGACGTTTCTATTAATGGGAATTGATGAAAACAACCGAGCAGATGCGAATGTACTAGTAAGCTATGACCAAGAGGATAAAAGCATGATACTCACGTCAATTCCAAGAGATACCTATGTCCCAGTTCATGACGAGAAAAATAATGAAGTAAGAAAAGACAAACTCGCAAACTCCTACGCTTACGGTGGGGCAACGTCTACGGTGAAATCAGTGAGTAGCATGTTAAATCTATCAATTGATTATTATGCTGCGGTTGATACGACGGGATTCATCGAGATTATTAATTCGATGGGTGGAATCACATATAATCTAGCAGAACCAATGAGTATTGGGCTTTCGAATGGAAAAACAACAACGATTGAAAAAGGTCAACAGCACCTAGATGGCGAAATGATGCTAGGGTTGTTGAAAGAACGAATCACACTTCCGAACGGAGCATTCGGTAGAAATGAAAATCACGTAGAGTTTATTAGATCATTAGTAAGCAGTATCAGATCAGGCATCTCCTTGAAAGAGGTTAAAGAATATGTGGAACATGTAGATACAGATCTCCCGATTTACACCATGTACTCTTTAGGAATGGAAGCAGAAATTAATAAATTCAAAACCCTGAATCTATCAGAAAAAGCCGAGGATGTAAAAAAAGATGGCATCTATTACGTCGAATTAAATGAATATGTAGTGAATCAAGTTGCTCAAGATATCAGAGATCATGATATAGAAGAATAA
- a CDS encoding DUF4829 domain-containing protein: MKKTLFFLSLLIVFVFSMVYNGFGKVDHVQVSIEESTAFSKEEINEAVVAVKKKFKDFIGCTLTHIWYIEDKSMKITDDYMKYGNGSVNGVQQENVIVLLSSFKVGSSGGDGSLEPHSTYTDWNWIVVRDDHSDKWRVDDWGY; this comes from the coding sequence ATGAAAAAGACCCTATTCTTTCTAAGTTTGCTCATTGTTTTCGTATTCAGTATGGTATATAACGGATTTGGTAAAGTCGATCATGTTCAAGTGAGTATTGAAGAATCTACCGCATTTTCTAAAGAGGAAATAAATGAAGCAGTTGTTGCTGTGAAGAAAAAATTTAAGGACTTTATCGGATGTACACTGACACATATATGGTATATAGAAGATAAATCAATGAAAATCACTGATGACTATATGAAGTACGGAAATGGATCCGTCAATGGTGTGCAGCAAGAGAATGTTATTGTTTTGTTATCAAGCTTTAAGGTAGGGTCTAGCGGTGGAGATGGGAGTTTAGAACCTCACTCAACTTATACCGATTGGAACTGGATAGTCGTGAGGGATGATCATTCTGATAAGTGGCGTGTGGATGATTGGGGATACTGA
- a CDS encoding YhgE/Pip domain-containing protein, translating into MRKKLCYTALATMVVLPSFLSPSAHAASEGNVTSKDEVVYATLTASGELDHIYVVNTLEVKSAGEILDYGKYTDVKNLTDLSDINQEGDSLQLDVPEGKFYYQGNMDEETELPWNVSVTYLLDGKKVDPAKLAGVNGDVQIDIDVAKNEKGETVFYDNYLLQVSLLLANTYENIDAPDGMIANAGKNKQITFTVMPGEEKRLTVGANVEDFEFQGVEIAAVPSTLPIDTSEMDSMTDDMGELSDAIAELNDGVADLEEGTAELTKGTVSMADGSKKYKSGINEIAGSSSGLTNGSVSIKDALNEITQSLASQNSETDLSSLTELPEGLTLIAKGLTETVKGVAQLQKNYSQAYQILDGAIIQIPANEITQEQIKALYESGADAKVIDSLVTSHEAAQKVKGTYAEVKEAFAAVEPGLTQVSQSVTEMANQLTELSKELSASLEETDMSGLSELQAGLSTLAKSYEDFHSGLVTYANGVGELSTSYNKIHSGIVELSGGTGELEDGVSELHDGTEELHEETQNLPEQMQEEINEMIKEYDKSDFEPVSFTSSKNEKTSSVQFVIKTESIEEDEKETKTAAPEKEKGFWELFLNLFK; encoded by the coding sequence ATGAGGAAAAAACTTTGTTACACAGCGCTTGCTACGATGGTCGTCTTACCTTCCTTTCTCAGTCCTTCAGCACATGCTGCATCAGAAGGCAACGTAACGTCAAAGGATGAAGTGGTTTATGCAACCTTAACGGCAAGTGGAGAGCTAGACCACATCTATGTCGTAAATACTTTAGAGGTAAAGTCGGCTGGGGAAATTCTTGATTATGGAAAGTACACAGATGTGAAAAATCTAACAGACCTTTCAGACATAAACCAAGAGGGTGATAGCCTGCAATTGGACGTCCCAGAAGGAAAGTTTTATTACCAGGGAAACATGGACGAAGAGACGGAGTTACCATGGAATGTTTCAGTAACCTACTTGCTTGATGGCAAAAAAGTTGACCCTGCAAAGCTAGCTGGGGTAAATGGTGATGTTCAGATTGATATCGATGTAGCCAAAAATGAAAAGGGTGAAACCGTCTTTTACGACAATTACTTATTGCAGGTTTCACTCTTACTAGCGAATACGTATGAGAACATTGATGCACCAGACGGAATGATTGCTAACGCAGGGAAAAACAAGCAGATAACCTTTACCGTTATGCCTGGTGAAGAGAAAAGGCTAACAGTGGGTGCGAATGTTGAAGACTTTGAATTTCAAGGTGTTGAAATTGCTGCCGTCCCATCGACCCTTCCGATTGATACATCTGAAATGGATAGCATGACCGATGATATGGGAGAGCTGTCAGACGCTATCGCAGAGTTAAACGACGGTGTCGCAGATCTTGAGGAAGGTACCGCTGAATTAACGAAAGGCACGGTATCAATGGCTGACGGTTCTAAGAAATATAAAAGTGGAATAAACGAAATAGCAGGTTCATCCTCTGGTCTAACGAACGGTTCCGTTTCAATTAAGGATGCGCTAAATGAAATTACTCAATCACTAGCAAGTCAAAACAGTGAAACAGACCTTTCAAGCTTAACAGAATTGCCAGAGGGTCTGACTTTAATCGCGAAGGGGCTTACTGAGACGGTAAAAGGAGTAGCACAATTGCAAAAGAACTACTCACAAGCGTATCAGATTCTAGACGGAGCAATTATCCAAATTCCAGCTAACGAAATCACTCAAGAACAAATCAAGGCACTGTATGAAAGTGGTGCAGATGCTAAGGTTATAGATTCTCTTGTTACATCCCATGAAGCTGCGCAGAAGGTGAAAGGTACGTATGCGGAGGTAAAAGAAGCTTTCGCAGCAGTCGAGCCTGGGTTAACTCAAGTAAGTCAATCGGTTACGGAGATGGCCAATCAGCTGACTGAACTATCAAAAGAGCTATCTGCATCACTTGAGGAAACGGACATGAGTGGATTGAGTGAGCTACAAGCGGGCTTAAGCACACTTGCAAAAAGCTACGAAGACTTTCACTCAGGATTAGTGACCTATGCAAATGGTGTTGGTGAGCTTTCTACTTCTTATAATAAAATACACTCTGGAATCGTTGAGCTTTCGGGTGGAACAGGTGAACTAGAAGATGGAGTCAGCGAGCTACACGACGGAACGGAAGAATTACATGAAGAAACACAAAACTTACCAGAACAAATGCAAGAGGAAATTAACGAGATGATTAAGGAGTATGATAAATCAGATTTCGAACCAGTTTCCTTCACCTCCTCTAAAAATGAGAAAACCTCATCCGTTCAATTTGTGATAAAGACGGAGAGTATTGAAGAGGATGAGAAAGAAACAAAAACGGCAGCTCCTGAGAAAGAAAAAGGATTTTGGGAATTGTTTCTGAATTTATTTAAATAG
- a CDS encoding DUF4317 domain-containing protein produces MNKKDIAQIRKQFKVDNDLLKISNIFNVYIMKETSEIYHHESQPFELLDEDQKELFMNNFKKMLGGQLDEKLFELKFRRDAEQNSQLILHQGLLSNDVEAWKENMLQLVGKMLLQRQYEMDIVITFIKGEYLKPTKRRSEESEESERDTVYSHPFILCSINNTQDPKKELLFDYVEREFKYNFVVDPIINLHSPIAGFLFPCFTDNAADVNHVLYSAGKAHEPDYQFIEDVLTCEDTMTAKDDKIVFEEIIKDVTGDQLNTSTLSNVYEEIHRMVQENEEEDVPKLDSKDIEQVLKVSGIEDVDTGKVEAAFQKIIDDDKYEMKASSILPKFTSKSIKINTKIANISISPADLRYVKQVQLNNKRYLMIEVEEDTVIEGFTMIPEAFGNEG; encoded by the coding sequence TTGAACAAGAAGGATATTGCACAGATTCGCAAACAATTTAAAGTAGATAATGATTTACTCAAGATTTCTAACATTTTTAATGTATATATCATGAAGGAAACAAGTGAAATTTACCATCATGAGAGCCAGCCTTTTGAACTACTCGATGAAGATCAAAAGGAATTATTTATGAATAATTTCAAAAAAATGCTCGGTGGACAATTAGATGAAAAGCTCTTTGAATTAAAATTCAGACGAGATGCAGAACAAAATAGCCAGTTAATTCTACACCAAGGCTTACTTAGTAACGATGTTGAGGCTTGGAAAGAGAACATGCTTCAGCTTGTCGGGAAAATGCTTCTCCAAAGACAATACGAAATGGATATTGTGATCACATTCATTAAGGGTGAATATTTAAAGCCAACTAAGCGTCGGAGTGAAGAATCGGAGGAAAGTGAGCGAGACACTGTTTATTCCCACCCATTTATTCTATGCTCCATTAACAACACACAGGATCCGAAAAAAGAATTGCTTTTCGATTACGTTGAAAGAGAGTTTAAGTATAATTTCGTCGTAGATCCGATTATTAATTTACATTCGCCAATTGCTGGCTTTCTTTTCCCTTGCTTCACCGATAATGCAGCAGATGTAAACCACGTGCTGTACTCGGCTGGTAAAGCCCATGAGCCTGACTACCAATTCATCGAAGACGTATTAACCTGCGAAGACACGATGACAGCAAAGGATGACAAAATTGTATTTGAGGAGATTATTAAAGACGTCACCGGAGACCAATTAAATACATCCACGCTGTCAAATGTGTATGAAGAAATTCATCGCATGGTGCAGGAAAATGAAGAGGAAGACGTTCCAAAGCTGGATTCTAAGGATATTGAGCAAGTCTTAAAAGTAAGTGGAATTGAAGATGTTGATACTGGTAAGGTAGAAGCTGCTTTCCAAAAAATCATTGATGATGATAAGTACGAAATGAAAGCCAGCAGCATCCTGCCAAAATTCACATCCAAATCCATTAAAATCAACACAAAAATAGCAAATATCTCGATTAGCCCAGCAGATCTACGCTACGTTAAACAGGTCCAACTAAACAATAAACGCTATCTCATGATTGAAGTCGAAGAAGACACCGTCATCGAAGGCTTCACGATGATCCCAGAAGCTTTCGGGAATGAAGGATAA
- a CDS encoding sigma-70 family RNA polymerase sigma factor, giving the protein MNKYEKDQLLEQVMVEYGNELVRLAFTYVKNSETAKDMVQNAFIKCYENLDDFRFDASIKTWLYRITINQCKDYLKSWHHKKVQAKHFIQDTAQNILPSAEHKVLAKSEQQEMKDFIFALPANDREVLYLHYYQSLKLEDIAEMTGVGLNTVKTRLRRAKQKLKRKLEEAAVYG; this is encoded by the coding sequence ATGAATAAGTATGAGAAGGATCAATTACTTGAGCAGGTGATGGTTGAGTATGGGAATGAGCTTGTTCGATTGGCGTTTACGTATGTAAAAAATAGTGAAACGGCAAAGGATATGGTACAGAATGCTTTTATAAAATGCTATGAAAACCTAGATGATTTTCGCTTTGACGCATCAATAAAAACATGGTTATATCGCATTACAATTAATCAATGTAAGGATTACTTAAAGAGCTGGCATCATAAAAAAGTACAAGCGAAGCATTTCATTCAAGATACGGCACAGAACATTCTTCCATCGGCTGAACATAAAGTGCTCGCAAAATCAGAGCAACAGGAAATGAAGGATTTTATCTTTGCCCTCCCTGCAAATGACCGTGAAGTGCTTTATCTGCATTATTATCAATCTCTCAAGCTTGAAGACATCGCTGAAATGACAGGAGTAGGCTTGAATACAGTCAAAACAAGGCTAAGACGAGCAAAGCAGAAGCTAAAGCGAAAGTTAGAGGAGGCTGCGGTATATGGATAA
- a CDS encoding pentapeptide repeat-containing protein: MFSELKSNCNNCFGLCCVALPYGKSSDFPFTKDGGTPCRNLCSNNLCTIHGQLREKGFRGCVSYECFGAGQHVSQSIYKGNDWREDAEHAEEMFAVFPLVQQLHEMLWYLQQTLTLEETQPLHSSLQKISEETIERTIKKPEEILKMDITAHRCKVNALLIESSEMYRANRNKKGKKNGLKKKSEYVGVNLSGLNLQGEDFRGKLMIASNLSQSDLRGADFIGADLRDADLCGADLSEVLFLTQSQINSAVGDVHTKLPSYLERPSHWINKYVT, encoded by the coding sequence ATGTTTAGTGAATTAAAATCGAATTGTAATAATTGTTTTGGATTATGTTGTGTAGCGTTACCTTATGGAAAATCATCTGACTTTCCTTTTACCAAAGATGGTGGAACTCCTTGCCGTAATTTATGTTCAAATAACTTGTGTACTATTCACGGCCAATTGAGGGAGAAAGGCTTTCGTGGATGTGTTTCTTATGAGTGTTTTGGTGCAGGACAGCATGTTTCGCAATCTATTTATAAAGGTAATGACTGGCGTGAAGATGCTGAGCATGCAGAAGAAATGTTTGCTGTCTTTCCTCTTGTTCAACAACTGCATGAAATGCTCTGGTATCTCCAACAAACTCTTACTTTAGAGGAAACACAACCGTTACATAGTAGCTTGCAAAAGATCTCTGAAGAAACGATTGAACGAACTATAAAAAAGCCAGAAGAGATTTTAAAAATGGATATAACGGCACATAGATGCAAGGTCAACGCTCTGTTAATAGAGTCAAGTGAAATGTATAGAGCCAACAGGAATAAAAAAGGTAAAAAGAACGGTTTGAAGAAAAAGTCAGAATATGTAGGAGTGAATTTAAGTGGGTTAAATTTACAAGGTGAAGATTTTCGTGGGAAGCTAATGATAGCATCAAATTTAAGCCAAAGTGATTTGAGGGGAGCTGATTTTATTGGTGCTGACCTTAGAGACGCAGATTTATGTGGCGCTGATTTATCTGAAGTTCTCTTTCTTACACAGTCACAAATCAATTCAGCAGTTGGAGATGTTCATACTAAACTACCAAGTTATTTAGAAAGACCGAGCCATTGGATTAACAAGTATGTTACATAA
- a CDS encoding NUDIX hydrolase, whose translation MGMSSYYKNLREKVGNELLFMPSVAGIVRNEWGEILLQNKGNGEKWSLPAGAIELGEAPAEAAVREIWEETGLYVVPKKLVGVFGGKDFRYHYPNGHQVEYNVFMFDCVIQSGELCPIDNETVELQYFTPCNMPELALPYPENLFYQRENNDLYFQWNEQWLKSLSQK comes from the coding sequence ATGGGAATGTCGTCTTATTATAAAAATCTCCGAGAAAAAGTTGGTAACGAACTACTTTTTATGCCAAGTGTAGCGGGAATTGTTCGAAACGAATGGGGTGAAATTTTATTACAAAACAAAGGGAATGGCGAAAAGTGGAGTCTTCCTGCGGGGGCAATCGAACTTGGAGAAGCACCTGCTGAAGCAGCTGTTCGTGAAATATGGGAAGAGACAGGATTATATGTTGTGCCAAAAAAGTTAGTAGGAGTATTTGGTGGGAAAGACTTTCGTTATCACTATCCAAATGGTCATCAAGTGGAGTATAACGTCTTTATGTTTGATTGCGTTATTCAAAGTGGTGAACTATGCCCAATAGATAACGAAACGGTTGAACTTCAATATTTTACTCCATGTAATATGCCAGAGCTTGCTTTACCTTACCCTGAAAATTTATTTTACCAAAGAGAAAATAATGACTTATATTTTCAGTGGAATGAACAGTGGTTAAAAAGTCTTTCTCAAAAATAA